The Globicephala melas chromosome X, mGloMel1.2, whole genome shotgun sequence genome window below encodes:
- the RAB9B gene encoding ras-related protein Rab-9B — MSGKSLLLKVILLGDGGVGKSSLMNRYVTNKFDSQAFHTIGVEFLNRDLEVDGRFVTLQIWDTAGQERFKSLRTPFYRGADCCLLTFSVDDRQSFENLGNWQKEFIYYADVKDPEHFPFVVLGNKVDKEDRQVTTEEAQAWCMENGDYPYLETSAKDDTNVTVAFEEAVRQVLAVEEQLEHCMLGHTIDLNSGSKAGSSCC; from the coding sequence ATGAGTGGGAAATCCCTGCTCTTAAAGGTCATTCTCTTGGGTGATGGTGGAGTTGGGAAAAGCTCACTCATGAACCGTTATGTAACCAATAAATTTGACTCCCAGGCTTTTCACACCATAGGGGTGGAGTTCTTAAATCGAGATCTGGAGGTAGATGGACGTTTTGTAACTCTCCAGATCTGGGACACTGCAGGGCAGGAACGCTTCAAGAGCCTTAGGACACCCTTCTACAGGGGAGCAGACTGCTGCCTCTTGACTTTCAGCGTGGATGACCGGCAGAGCTTTGAGAACCTTGGTAATTGGCAGAAAGAATTCATCTACTACGCAGATGTGAAAGACCCTGAGCACTTCCCCTTTGTAGTTCTGGGTAACAAAGTAGACAAAGAGGATAGGCAAGTGACTACTGAGGAGGCACAGGCCTGGTGCATGGAGAATGGAGATTACCCTTATCTAGAAACAAGTGCCAAAGATGATACTAATGTGACAGTAGCCTTTGAAGAAGCTGTCAGGCAGGTGTTAGCTGTAGAGGAACAGCTGGAGCATTGCATGTTAGGTCACACTATTGACTTGAACAGTGGTTCCAAAGCAGGATCTTCATGCTGTTAA